In the bacterium genome, one interval contains:
- a CDS encoding IS1634 family transposase: MKQKIGSYIYVYEVESYWDKKKKQPRQKRVYLGREDTNTGEIKKIRGSFKPKYAKEWGNIYLLSEVAERIGLKKVLKEVYPEIWKELLYIAIFEIVEAKPLYLFQKWAENSLVNTKELSSQRISEIMRKIEREGKERERFYKRWVKEIKDIKSIVFDITSFSSYSNLIEEVEWGYNRDEEHLPQINFGMVMGEPSSLPLFYHIYPGSIKDVSTLKNIFLLGESFGIKEVLFVLDKGFYSKENIKEMQGIRFLMPLPFNTKLSHNLLFLHHKRLDSPLNSFSLEKKVLFHIEEKVEIEGIKLVAHIYMDERRKAEELENFLKKIVEIEEKIKKKVWNKKREIEEYIDETIKGGGKFFHIFL, from the coding sequence GTGAAACAAAAAATTGGTAGCTATATCTATGTCTATGAAGTAGAAAGCTATTGGGATAAGAAGAAAAAACAACCTCGACAGAAAAGGGTTTATTTAGGAAGAGAAGATACAAATACAGGAGAGATTAAGAAAATAAGGGGAAGTTTTAAGCCTAAATATGCAAAGGAGTGGGGGAATATTTATCTTCTTTCTGAGGTAGCAGAAAGAATTGGGCTTAAGAAAGTATTAAAGGAGGTGTATCCAGAGATATGGAAAGAACTCCTTTACATAGCTATATTTGAGATAGTAGAAGCAAAACCCCTTTATCTATTCCAGAAATGGGCAGAAAATTCTTTAGTAAATACGAAAGAGCTATCCTCACAAAGGATAAGTGAAATAATGAGAAAGATAGAAAGAGAAGGAAAGGAGAGAGAAAGGTTTTATAAAAGATGGGTTAAAGAGATAAAGGATATAAAATCCATAGTCTTTGATATAACCTCTTTCTCATCATATTCTAATCTTATAGAGGAGGTTGAATGGGGTTATAACCGTGATGAAGAGCATTTACCTCAAATAAACTTTGGGATGGTAATGGGTGAGCCATCTTCCCTTCCCCTTTTTTATCATATCTATCCAGGAAGTATAAAGGATGTAAGTACCTTAAAGAACATATTTCTTCTGGGAGAATCTTTTGGGATAAAAGAGGTGCTTTTTGTTTTGGATAAAGGATTTTATAGCAAGGAAAACATAAAGGAAATGCAAGGCATAAGGTTTTTAATGCCTCTTCCCTTCAACACTAAACTCTCTCATAATCTTTTATTTTTACATCACAAGAGATTAGACTCACCCCTTAATTCCTTTTCCTTAGAGAAAAAAGTGCTCTTTCATATAGAAGAGAAGGTAGAAATAGAAGGAATAAAGTTAGTTGCTCATATTTACATGGATGAAAGGAGAAAGGCAGAAGAATTAGAGAATTTTCTAAAAAAAATCGTAGAAATAGAAGAAAAGATAAAGAAAAAGGTATGGAACAAAAAGAGGGAGATAGAGGAATACATAGATGAGACTATTAAGGGGGGAGGTAAGTTTTTTCATATATTCTTGTAA
- the flhB gene encoding flagellar biosynthesis protein FlhB produces MDIDLQLFASPEDEGRTEEPTHRRLERARRRGQVARTAELSPTIITLATAILLLFIGLWIFSSLLQFLYSSIAKINSDNLNPERLYLLFIGMGVDFLKITIPIMACAFFVSIFSEVLQTGLYFSYSALSFDLSKIGINLGRIWQRIVPSAKTLIEYAKAIFKICVISYFAWKTISSHYTDIIFTMSGEITESFFLITRLSYDIMIKSAIFLAIMAVLDYLYQKHEYKRQLKMTRYELKDEIKQMEGDPLVRARIRERQRQMAARRMMEEVKKADVVITNPTHLAIAIRYDASSMSAPMVVAKGESFIAEKIVAIAKEHNVPIVENKPLAEALYRAVQIGAEVGAEFYQAVAEVLAFVWKLKKK; encoded by the coding sequence ATGGATATAGACCTTCAGCTATTTGCAAGCCCGGAGGATGAAGGCAGAACAGAAGAGCCAACACACCGGAGATTAGAAAGGGCAAGAAGGAGGGGTCAGGTTGCAAGGACAGCCGAGCTTTCTCCAACCATTATAACCCTTGCTACAGCTATTCTTTTATTATTCATCGGCTTGTGGATATTCTCATCATTATTGCAATTTCTGTATTCCTCAATTGCAAAAATAAATTCAGACAACCTTAACCCAGAAAGGCTTTATTTGCTCTTTATTGGAATGGGTGTAGATTTTCTAAAGATTACAATTCCCATTATGGCTTGTGCATTCTTTGTCTCCATTTTTTCTGAAGTTTTGCAAACAGGGCTTTATTTTTCCTACTCTGCACTATCCTTTGATCTATCAAAGATAGGCATTAATCTTGGAAGGATATGGCAAAGGATTGTTCCCTCTGCAAAGACACTCATTGAATATGCAAAGGCAATATTTAAGATTTGTGTTATTTCATATTTTGCCTGGAAAACAATAAGCTCTCATTATACTGATATAATCTTTACAATGTCAGGTGAAATAACAGAAAGCTTTTTCTTAATAACCAGACTCTCCTATGATATTATGATAAAATCTGCAATCTTTCTTGCCATTATGGCTGTTCTTGATTACCTATACCAGAAGCACGAATATAAAAGGCAGCTAAAAATGACAAGGTATGAGCTAAAGGATGAAATAAAACAGATGGAGGGAGACCCATTGGTGAGGGCAAGAATTCGCGAGCGTCAGAGGCAAATGGCAGCAAGGAGGATGATGGAGGAGGTAAAGAAGGCTGATGTTGTAATAACAAACCCAACCCATCTTGCTATTGCCATTAGATATGATGCAAGCTCTATGTCCGCACCTATGGTTGTTGCAAAAGGAGAGAGCTTTATTGCAGAAAAGATTGTAGCAATAGCAAAAGAACATAATGTCCCAATTGTTGAGAATAAGCCATTGGCTGAGGCGCTTTATAGGGCTGTTCAGATAGGAGCTGAGGTGGGCGCAGAGTTTTACCAGGCAGTAGCCGAGGTCTTAGCCTTTGTTTGGAAACTAAAGAAGAAATGA
- the flhA gene encoding flagellar biosynthesis protein FlhA: MEKIAGQTNWTQRMDLLVATFILCIIAMMVIPLPPLLIDILIAGNIMLSIMVILTVMYISKAIDFSVFPSLLLMATIYRLALEVSTSRLILLGQGGDIGIVKAFGSFVVGGNYIVGIIIFAILTVVQLLVIVRGTTRVSEVAARFTLDSMPGKQMAIDADLNAGYITEEEAIKRRQEIRKEADFYGAMDGAAKFVQGDVIAAIVIIIINIIGGLIIGVIVRHEPLGDAVRAYTTYTIGCGLSAQIPAFLISTATGILVSRTSSEFSLGSDVIRQITSQRQALWITGGALFLLSFTPLPRIPLLTLACFCALLGYIMTRKEVKKKKEEELQKKKQELERVKKPEAVTSLLLVDPMELEIGYGLISFVDPEAGGDFLDRITMIRRQAALELGIVVPPIRIRDNIQIPKNEYIIKIRGTEVGKGSLKIEHFLIMGDRDMSKIEGEEGFEPTFGMPCKWIKGENKELAEEQGFTIVDPASVMATHLTEMIRRHSTTLLGRQEVKSLVDNVKEKYPSLVDELIPEPLSLGELQKVLHSLLSERVGIRDMVTILETLADWAGKTKEIGFLTEKTRQALSRQITHQHQTPDGRILVITIEPKLEERIAASIIKTEDGEKANISPQETNALLKSIQEAIGKEGAYQPVLLTSSRIRRCFRNIVAPYLPFISVLSYDEIEAGVKVTSIGMVSV, from the coding sequence ATGGAAAAAATAGCAGGCCAAACCAATTGGACACAGAGGATGGATTTGCTGGTTGCAACATTTATCCTTTGTATCATTGCGATGATGGTTATTCCCCTTCCACCGTTGCTTATTGATATTCTAATTGCAGGAAACATTATGCTTTCCATAATGGTTATCTTGACGGTAATGTATATCTCAAAGGCAATAGACTTCTCTGTATTTCCATCCCTTCTTCTTATGGCAACCATATATAGGCTTGCCCTTGAGGTTTCAACATCAAGGCTTATCCTTTTAGGTCAGGGTGGGGATATAGGCATAGTAAAGGCATTTGGCTCATTCGTTGTTGGAGGAAACTACATTGTTGGTATAATTATATTTGCCATTCTTACCGTAGTCCAGCTCCTTGTTATTGTAAGAGGAACAACAAGGGTTTCTGAGGTTGCCGCAAGGTTCACCCTAGATTCTATGCCAGGAAAGCAGATGGCAATAGATGCAGACTTAAATGCAGGCTATATTACAGAGGAGGAGGCAATAAAGAGGAGGCAGGAGATAAGAAAGGAGGCAGATTTTTATGGTGCGATGGATGGTGCGGCAAAATTTGTCCAGGGCGATGTTATTGCCGCAATTGTAATTATAATAATAAACATCATTGGAGGGTTGATAATTGGTGTTATTGTAAGGCATGAGCCTTTAGGTGATGCGGTTAGGGCATATACAACATATACAATTGGATGCGGTTTATCTGCCCAAATCCCTGCATTTCTTATCTCAACAGCTACAGGCATCCTTGTCTCAAGAACCTCCTCTGAATTCTCACTTGGCTCTGATGTAATAAGGCAGATTACATCCCAGAGGCAGGCTTTGTGGATTACCGGGGGTGCATTATTCCTCCTTTCATTTACACCCCTTCCAAGGATTCCTCTCCTTACCCTTGCTTGCTTCTGTGCCTTATTAGGGTATATAATGACAAGAAAGGAGGTAAAAAAGAAAAAGGAGGAGGAATTGCAAAAGAAAAAGCAAGAGCTTGAGAGGGTGAAAAAGCCAGAGGCTGTAACCTCCCTTCTCCTTGTTGACCCAATGGAGTTAGAGATTGGATATGGCTTAATTTCCTTTGTTGACCCTGAAGCGGGAGGCGATTTTCTGGATAGGATAACAATGATCAGGAGGCAGGCTGCATTGGAGCTTGGAATTGTTGTTCCTCCTATAAGAATTAGGGATAATATCCAAATTCCAAAGAATGAATACATTATTAAGATAAGGGGGACAGAAGTTGGAAAAGGCTCTCTTAAGATAGAACACTTCCTTATTATGGGAGATAGGGATATGAGTAAAATAGAAGGAGAGGAGGGATTTGAGCCAACATTTGGTATGCCTTGCAAATGGATAAAGGGAGAAAATAAAGAGCTTGCTGAAGAGCAGGGTTTTACCATTGTTGACCCTGCCTCTGTTATGGCTACACATTTAACTGAGATGATAAGAAGGCATTCCACAACCCTCCTTGGAAGGCAGGAGGTAAAGAGCCTGGTAGATAATGTAAAGGAGAAATACCCAAGCCTGGTAGATGAGCTTATTCCAGAGCCATTAAGCCTTGGTGAGCTTCAAAAGGTTTTGCATAGCCTCCTTTCTGAGAGGGTAGGAATAAGGGATATGGTAACCATCCTTGAGACATTGGCTGATTGGGCAGGTAAGACAAAGGAGATTGGCTTTCTTACAGAGAAGACAAGGCAGGCTCTTTCAAGGCAGATAACCCATCAGCACCAGACACCAGATGGAAGGATTTTGGTTATTACAATTGAGCCAAAGCTTGAGGAGAGAATAGCTGCATCCATTATAAAAACAGAGGATGGAGAGAAGGCTAATATTTCACCACAAGAGACAAATGCTCTATTAAAATCCATTCAAGAGGCAATAGGTAAAGAGGGTGCATATCAGCCTGTCCTCCTTACATCGTCAAGGATAAGGAGGTGCTTTAGGAATATTGTAGCACCGTATCTTCCATTTATTTCTGTGCTTTCTTATGATGAGATAGAGGCTGGGGTTAAGGTTACATCAATTGGGATGGTGAGTGTATAA
- a CDS encoding DNA methyltransferase — translation MAEKIDINFRKTCTCLNSHINCLSPKEWVKGQVAIWELYYEKRDIRDKDTHPAVFPIALPKKCIELFTHKGELVFDPFVGIGTTLIAAGDLERNAIGFDLNKNYIDFTSKRFNQTQLDFGENTKQIAICDDAINIPKYLNEGTVSLCISSPPYANMLNHERLNKSLRSDLRENKHYKKVQQYSNNPRDLGTMKLKEYTDALAEIYKGILSLLKPKAHCVLKIPQILITM, via the coding sequence ATGGCAGAAAAAATAGACATTAATTTTAGAAAAACTTGTACTTGTCTAAATAGTCATATAAATTGTCTTTCTCCAAAGGAATGGGTGAAAGGTCAAGTTGCTATTTGGGAATTATATTATGAAAAGAGAGATATTAGAGATAAAGACACGCATCCAGCTGTATTTCCAATCGCTTTGCCTAAAAAATGTATAGAACTATTTACCCATAAAGGAGAATTGGTTTTTGATCCTTTCGTAGGTATTGGAACCACTCTTATTGCGGCGGGAGATTTAGAAAGAAATGCTATAGGTTTTGACCTAAATAAGAATTACATTGATTTTACCAGCAAGAGGTTTAATCAGACACAGTTAGATTTTGGAGAGAATACAAAACAGATTGCAATTTGTGATGATGCAATCAATATCCCTAAATACCTCAATGAAGGAACGGTTTCGTTGTGCATCTCTTCACCCCCTTATGCCAATATGTTAAATCATGAGCGATTGAATAAAAGTCTCCGTAGTGATCTTCGCGAAAATAAGCACTATAAAAAAGTTCAGCAATATTCAAATAATCCACGAGACCTTGGCACAATGAAACTGAAGGAATATACAGATGCACTTGCTGAAATTTATAAAGGCATATTATCCCTTCTGAAGCCAAAGGCTCATTGTGTACTTAAAATCCCGCAAATTTTAATAACTATGTGA